From the genome of Amia ocellicauda isolate fAmiCal2 chromosome 14, fAmiCal2.hap1, whole genome shotgun sequence, one region includes:
- the LOC136768315 gene encoding procollagen C-endopeptidase enhancer 2 — translation MRGCADRGLVIAVLTCLLGFHGAQSQTTTRSNFTRPVFNCGGELTADSGFVGSEGFPSFYKPNRKCAWLITVPEGNVVMLSFRIFDLEADPQCRYDYVDVYNGHSHTSQRLGRFCGTFRPGALISTSNKMMVEMVSDDANGGRGFVAYFNGGKPHVDEHQFCGGKLTKPQGSVKTPNWPEKDYPAGISCSWHIIVDSNQVIEVTFDKFDVEYDNYCRYDYVAFFNGGEKDDSRRIGKYCGDTAPKSIVSNGNELLVQFVSDLSVTSDGFMASYSSIPRGSKPSTVSGLNEVLGPRHEPATDGTKPKPKPKPAKPTAAPSKAPKPTKPTAKPGPKPKPTPKPKPTLKPKPTPKTGLKPKATPKTKPNVRPGLRNGTRTAGRRPGTNGNNGADTPPCAQNCKRGATIQSSFCTSEFVIVGKVTTVATGPRDSLYASVSVIHAYKAGRLRITQAGKTMSVKLVSSCKKCPLIRRGLNYILMGQVDEEGRGLLVPTSFTLLYKAPHHKILTNLNSRPC, via the exons ATGAGGGGCTGTGCGGACAGGGGACTGGTCATCGCGGTGTTAACCTGCTTACTGGGATTTCACGGAGCCCAGAGTCAGACCACGACACGCAGCAATTTCACCAG GCCGGTGTTTAACTGCGGCGGGGAGCTGACGGCAGACTCGGGCTTCGTGGGCAGCGAGGGCTTCCCCAGCTTCTACAAGCCCAACCGCAAGTGTGCCTGGCTGATCACG GTCCCAGAGGGAAATGTGGTGATGCTGTCCTTCCGCATCTTCGACCTGGAGGCGGACCCCCAGTGTCGCTATGACTATGTGGACGTCTACAACGGCCACTCGCACACCTCGCAGCGGCTGGGCCGGTTCTGCGGGACATTCCGCCCCGGCGCGCTGATCTCCACCTCCAACAAGATGATGGTGGAGATGGTGTCTGACGACGCCAATGGGGGGCGGGGCTTCGTGGCCTACTTCAACGGGGGCAAACCGCATGTGGAtg agcacCAGTTCTGCGGCGGGAAGCTGACCAAACCCCAGGGGTCGGTCAAGACGCCCAACTGGCCGGAGAAAGATTACCCAGCAGGCATCAGCTGCTCCTGGCACATCATCGTGGATAGCAACCAG GTGATCGAGGTGACGTTTGACAAGTTTGACGTGGAGTATGACAACTACTGTCGCTACGACTATGTGGCATTCTTCAACGGCGGTGAAAAGGACGACTCTCGGCGCATCGGCAAATACTGCGGCGACACGGCGCCCAA GAGCATCGTCTCCAACGGCAATGAGCTGCTGGTGCAGTTTGTGTCCGACCTCAGCGTGACGTCCGACGGCTTCATGGCCTCCTACTCCAGCATCCCGCGGGGCTCCAAGCCCAGCACCGTGTCGGGCCTGAACGAGGTCCTGGGGCCCCGACACGAGCCGGCGACGGACGGCACCAAACCGAAGCCCAAGCCCAAGCCAGCCAAGCCCACCGCCGCCCCCTCTAAGGCCCCCAAGCCAACTAAACCCACCGCCAAGCCCGGGCCCAAACCCAAGCCCACCCCCAAACCTAAACCCACCCTCAAACCCAAACCCACCCCCAAGACCGGGCTCAAGCCCAAAGCCACCCCCAAAACCAAGCCCAACGTCCGCCCCGGCCTCCGCAACGGCACCCGGACCGCAGGGAGACGCCCCGGCACCAACGGCAACA ACGGTGCTGATACCCCCCCGTGTGCTCAGAACTGTAAGAGAGGCGCCACCATCCAGAGCAGCTTCTGTACCAGCGAGTTCG tgaTCGTGGGGAAGGTGACCACGGTAGCCACGGGTCCGAGGGACAGCCTGTACGCCAGCGTGTCGGTCATCCATGCCTACAAGGCAGGCCGGCTGCGCATCACCCAGGCTGGGAAGACCATGTCCGTCAAGCTGGTGTCCTCCTGCAAGAAGTGTCCTCTCATCCGCAGAG gtcTGAACTACATCCTGATGGGGCAGGTGGATGAGGAGGGGCGTGGCCTGTTGGTGCCCACCAGCTTCACCCTGCTGTACAAAGCCCCGCATCACAAGATTCTGACCAATCTGAACAGCCGGCCTTGCTGA